The Alosa sapidissima isolate fAloSap1 chromosome 6, fAloSap1.pri, whole genome shotgun sequence genome window below encodes:
- the LOC121712367 gene encoding AN1-type zinc finger protein 3-like: MGDTGSERSNASQLPPRCPCGFWGSSETMNLCSKCFGDVQKKQPEDDCNAKSHPNTNRDQSPAFDHETSSSNSQSSSSDPVVPDMPSSEAVPAPNPSPPEESSSTDSTHSILHTPTKRTCDSDCGSESDVSPEKKACLGEGLSEGEGSRGGSKQKRRRRCHRCHIKLELVQQELGSCRCGYVFCMLHRLPEQHDCMFDHLGRGREEAVLKMVKLDRKVGRSCQRIGEECS, encoded by the exons ATCGAGTGAAACCATGAATCTGTGCTCCAAGTGCTTTGGAG ATGTTCAGAAGAAGCAGCCAGAAGACGACTGCAACGCTAAGTCCCACCCAAACACCAACAGAGACCAATCCCCAGCATTTGACCATGAGACAAGCAGTAGTAATAGCCAATCATCATCCTCAGATCCAGTAGTCCCAGACATGCCATCCAGTGAGGCTGTGCCTGCCCCAAATCCCAGCCCTCCAGAGG AATCCTCCAGCACAGACTCTACCCACAGCATTCTACACACGCCCACCAAACGCACCTGTGACTCAG ACTGTGGCTCTGAGAGCGATGTCTCCCCAGAAAAGAAAGCTTGTCTTGGGGAGGGCTTAAGTGAAGGAGAGGGCTCCAGAGGTGGATCCAAGCAGAAGAGGCGTAGACGTTGCCATCGCTGCCACATCAAACTGGAACTGGTGCAGCAAGAGCTGGGGTCCTGCCGCtgtg GTTATGTCTTCTGCATGCTGCACCGGTTGCCGGAGCAACACGACTGCATGTTCGACCACCTGGGCCGCGGCCGTGAGGAAGCGGTGCTGAAGATGGTGAAGCTGGACCGCAAGGTGGGCCGATCGTGCCAGCGAATCGGAGAGGAATGCTCCTGA
- the mrps18a gene encoding 39S ribosomal protein S18a, mitochondrial has translation MAAHGIMKSVLTCFSNAQRIVAKSSCFTTLQNVNRLPQLAVFGHVPSRGIVKVVEKQEGKTTTLEGVTVDSPDTPVPPNPSAHCPIYRWNLQNKYDYTDVLLLSQFIRSDGGMLPRRVTGLCTPEHYKIAACVRMAQRAGLLPDHKPTPPEGHTPKPKPQLNRYLTRWSAGTARPIYKRGLKWCKKRMPVGDPILKNNIQYGKRPIRFWH, from the exons ATGGCGGCGCACGGGATTATGAAGTCGGTATTGACATGCTTTTCAAATGCCCAGCGCATTGTGGCCAAAAGTAGCTGCTTTACCACATTACAGAATGTGAACCGCTTGCCACAGCTCGCCGTATTCGGTCATGTTCCTAGTCGTGGGATCGTAAAAG TGGTGGAGAAACAGGAGGGTAAAACAACAACT ttAGAGGGAGTGACTGTTGATTCTCCTGATACACCTGTGCCACCCAACCCTTCAGCCCACTGCCCCATCTACAGATGGAACCTCCAGAACAAATACGACTACACA GACGTGCTGCTGCTAAGTCAGTTCATCCGCTCCGATGGGGGCATGTTGCCACGGCGAGTAACTGGACTCTGCACTCCTGAGCATTACAAGATTGCAGCCTGTGTCCGCATGGCCCAGCgagcag GTCTGCTTCCGGATCACAAGCCAACTCCTCCAGAGGGCCATACTCCCAAGCCTAAACCACAGCTCAATag ATACCTGACCCGTTGGTCAGCAGGCACAGCCAGACCCATCTATAAGCGTGGGTTGAAATGGTGTAAAAAGCGCATGCCTGTGGGAGACCCCATCCTCAAAAACAACATTCAGTATGGGAAAAGACCCATACGCTTCTGGCACTGA
- the rsph9 gene encoding radial spoke head protein 9 homolog encodes MDSTSLYYSLDLVSGAGLTLSSEQKAALQTSLVILQKNYKFHRVLFWGKILGIKGDYFIAQGLKDDEMRDKKTLYSFDCMDWDLLPPPTDEMIAEVNTAASGRFMGDPSHEYEHTETRRHGEGDEAVEEDIVVKVSEEKRLATTVFTIDQEVSVVPRGAYIKSPHGTVQTNRSFEGLSVGEAGKLSNYLHFSEPKCLRKPSILEMAESDPCRDFLDPLSEDIPKGSWSIQFERGSSVCVLRSLLWLGLSFYHIPGTPQHGFVYMGTGLKNLDLPFML; translated from the exons ATGGATTCTACTAGTTTGTATTACTCTTTAGATTTAGTCTCCGGCGCAGGTTTAACCTTGAGCAGTGAACAGAAAGCAGCCCTTCAGACCTCACTGGTCATCCTACAGAAAAACTATAAATTTCACCGTGTTCTGTTCTGGGGGAAGATCCTCGGTATAAAAGGGGATTATTTCATCGCTCAGGGCCTAAAAGACGATGAGATGAGAGATAAGAAGACGTTATACAG TTTTGATTGCATGGACTGGGACCTGCTGCCACCACCTACGGACGAGATGATAGCGGAGGTAAACACTGCGGCAAGTGGGCGCTTCATGGGAGACCCCTCACATGAGTACGAACACACGGAGACTCGGCGACATGGAGAGGGGGACGAGGCGGTGGAGGAGGACATTGTG GTTAAGGTTAGCGAAGAGAAGCGTTTGGCCACGACTGTGTTTACCATTGATCAAGAGGTGTCTGTGGTTCCACGGGGCGCTTACATCAAGAGTCCCCACGGGACCGTGCAGACAAACCGCAGCTTTGAGG GTCTTTCAGTTGGCGAAGCTGGGAAGCTGAGTAACTATCTACATTTCAGTGAGCCCAAGTGCCTGAGGAAGCCATCCATCCTTGAGATGGCCGAATCAGACCCTTGCAGAGACTTCCTGGACCCTCTGAGCGAAGACATACCTAAAG GTTCGTGGAGTATCCAGTTTGAGCgtggcagcagtgtgtgtgttctgcggTCTCTCCTCTGGCTGGGACTGAGTTTTTATCACATCCCTGGAACTCCACAGCATGGTTTTGTCTACATGGGGACTGGACTTAAGAACCTGGACCTGCCCTTTATGCTgtga